From a region of the Latilactobacillus sakei genome:
- a CDS encoding deoxynucleoside kinase, with protein MTLLVLAGTIGAGKTSLTKYLSDHLGTEAFYESVDDNEVLPLFYKDPTKYAFLLQIYFLNKRFDSIKQAYTDDNNILDRSIFEDSLLFHLNADLGRATATEVRVYDELLANMMQELPFAAHKKRPDLLIHVRVSFETMLSRIQKRGRSYEQLDADPTLYDYYKELNSRYDAWYEAYDESPKMQIDGDVLDFVENEADRKKVIDMIDQRVKELNEQQSKAI; from the coding sequence ATGACATTGCTCGTACTTGCTGGCACAATTGGTGCAGGAAAAACTAGTTTAACAAAATATTTATCTGATCATTTAGGAACGGAAGCTTTTTACGAATCCGTCGACGATAATGAAGTATTACCTTTATTTTATAAAGATCCTACTAAGTATGCTTTTTTACTCCAAATCTATTTCTTAAATAAACGATTTGACAGTATCAAGCAAGCTTACACCGATGATAACAACATCTTGGATCGCTCAATTTTCGAAGATTCATTACTCTTCCATCTAAATGCTGATCTTGGTCGCGCAACAGCAACTGAAGTCCGCGTTTACGACGAATTGTTAGCCAACATGATGCAAGAATTACCATTTGCTGCCCACAAGAAGCGCCCTGATTTATTAATCCACGTGCGTGTTAGCTTTGAAACAATGCTTTCACGGATTCAAAAACGTGGCCGTTCTTACGAACAATTAGATGCTGACCCAACCCTCTACGACTACTATAAAGAACTAAATAGCCGTTACGATGCTTGGTACGAAGCTTACGACGAAAGTCCTAAGATGCAAATCGACGGTGATGTGCTAGATTTCGTTGAAAACGAAGCTGATCGTAAAAAAGTCATCGACATGATCGACCAACGCGTTAAAGAATTAAACGAACAACAATCTAAAGCAATCTGA